Below is a window of Candidatus Zixiibacteriota bacterium DNA.
TCAACCCTTTGAGGCCGTTGTTGCCGTTGAGTACCATCGCCATAGGCAAAACGCCCGGTACTGCCCGGAGGGCGCCGTCGAGCGACAGTTCGCCCAGGATCACGAACTCATCGCAGCGGTCGCGCAGCACTTGTCCGGTGGCGGCCAGGATACCGACTGCGATAGGCAGGTCGAAAGCCGAGCCTTCCTTCTTGATATCCGCCGGAGCGAGGTTGATGGTTACCCGTTTGGAGGGAAAGATAAAATCGGAGTTTTTGATAGCCGCGGTCACCCGTTCCTTGGATTCCCGTACCGCTCCTTCCGGCAGCCCGACGGTGACAAAAGCGGGAAGCTGCTGTTGAATGTCAGCCTCGACCTCGACCCTGTAGGCATCGACGCCCATGGTGGCGGATGAAATCACTCTGGCCAGCATACAGACTCTCTTTCCTTTTTGAGCTAACCTGTGTCTTGTAGGCAGACTGCACCGTATGGTACCAGACGCTGGGATTGGCAGGTCTTAGCTCTCTTGGTTCAACCTCCGGGGCCTGAGCGCTTTCAGCGGGAGAGGCGGCCAGCACGTGATCCGCCTCTCCCTGATCGAAGGTCCGCGATGTCATTTCCGACCCGCGGGCGCCCCGCAAGCCCCTCTTGTCTGCGCGGATTATAACCCCCACCACTGACAGGTACTGTCAGTCAAAAATACTGAACTTGTAGTTTTTTTGTGATACGGTGCTGGTCAGTAGGGTAGGTCTGTCTTCAGACCTGCCGACAAAGTCTGGTTCACGCCGCGGCGCGCAGGCGAAGACGGACCCGCCCTGCTTGTAATGAAGTGGCTACATATTCAAAGACAACTTCCCAAGCTTCAGCTTGTCAAGCTGGAAGTCCCACTGAAAGCCGATGTGTGGTCAGGCCACTACCTCTGGTTGTGTGACCATCACGCCAAAGAGTACGCTCTGTAGCCGACAGCCCGCCCACCAGAGAATAAACATCTTGCGAAAAGCTCCAACCTGGGTATAATCTTATAAGCATGCGAATGTCCATGCGATGCGATAATCCGCATCGTGAGGGCGCAATCGGAAGGAGGAGGCGATGACATGCGAAGGTAGATTCATTCAACGATGGTTCCCGAGATTGATAGTCTGTTTGATGGCCGGGCTGTTGTGGTTGTCTTGCGGCCAGTCCGGTGTGTCGGACGATGGTGATGGTTTTGTTCAATCGTTGCCGAAACTGCCGGCCGATCAGGCAATTCTGTTTGAGGTCGGCTATGTCAACGGGGCTTGGGGCTACAGGTGCGAGGGTTGGTATATCGATGGATCAGGGCGGCGTTACTCGTACCACTACGAACATGACGATGATCCCTGGCGACCAGAGAACCACGAAGCAATCACCGAACAGGAACTGTTGGAGAAATTTAGCCACGGCGCCGAGTTTCTGGGGGTTGTCGATCCGGCGGAGGTGGCAGCTTCCAAAGCTCTGATACCGGCCAGCGCAGTTGGGACTATGTCCGATGTTGCTCGCCGTTGTGCCGACTTCGGTACAGCCAGGTATCTTGCTTATGTGCGCGACGATTCGACACTTACCTATCGCACGGTTCTGTTATACCAGCACGGTGATATGGCCTACAGGAATCTCTCTGTGGAGGCGAGGACACTCTTTGACTGGTTGCGCGAGGTGTCTGATCAACGGGGCGAAATCCCCTGCCCAGCCCCGGAGTGAGGGGGGCAACCGGGACACCTGTTGCCAGCCCCGCTGGCACTGTGCATCATTGGTCTTCGAGTGCTTTTTCCAGTTCTCGGATTTCCTCTCTGGCCCGCTGGACTGACCGCTTGTCTTCATCGCGGCTTCGAAACATGTACTTCTTGTAGTCCAAAAGAGCGCCCTCCAAATCACCGACACGCTTCCGTGCATCAGCACGGAAATAGTACACCTTGGCATTATCAAGCCCGAGTTCTACAGCTTTGGTGAACTCTCTTACCGCACCGGCAGGATCTGTCTCGCCATCCTCACGGGCGACCAGGTGACTGAATCCGCGATGGAAATAGGCCCTGGCGTTGTCAGGGTCGATTTTAAGAACCTCGTCATAGTCAAGCATGGCCCGTTCGGGATCACCGAGCTTATCATAGGTATGCCCACGTCGTATGTAGGCCTTTATCAGGAGAGAGTCTATCGCAAGAGCTTCGGTATAGAGAGAAATCGCCTCTTCAAGGTCGCCGTTATCTTCAGATTTCATTGCGTACTTGAGATATGCGGATGCGCTTTTTCGGCCTCCGGTGCAATTAATCGTCAGAGTAGCCACAATGCTGACAGCTATCAGTGAACATGTTGCTTTTGACATGATACCAGTCACTGGCGAATGGTCAATGACCTATTAGATTCACACCCAAGAACACGACAATCGACGGTCCCCCTACCCCTCGACTTGTTTGCGAGCGGCGTTCTTGAGCTTGTCGTTGGCGAAGATGGCTATGTCGACCCGGCGGTTGGCCTGACGCCCGGCGTTGGTATCGTTGGTCGCAACCGGCTGATCGGGACCATACCCCATCATGCGAAACCGCGAGGCAATAACGTTCAGTCCGGTCATGTGATTGGCCACCGACTGGGCCCGCCTAAGCGATAGATCCATGTTGTGGTCGTGCGTTCCGGTTATGTCGGTGTGCCCCTCCACCAGGACATCGGTGTCCGGATACTTGTTCAGCACTTCAGCCAGCCGAGTGAGATTGGTTTTGGCTTCCGGGTGCAAGCCGGATGAGTTCACATCGAATAGAATTCCCGAATCAAAAGTGATCTTGATTCCCTCGCCGACCCGCTCGACAGTGGCGCCTTCCAAGTCCTTTTCAATCTCCGCCGCCTGCTTGTCCATGTAGTTACCGATGTAAGCCCCGGCTGCACCACCGATAGCCGCGCCCAGAATTGCCCCCACGGCGGTGTTACCGGCTTTGTCTCCGATGACACCACCAAGTACCGCCCCCGCACCGGCCCCGATGACGGCGCCCTTGTTCTTTCGTGACCATCCGCACCCCATGGAGCTTGCCAACACCAGGGCGCACAATCCGACAATAAACACTCGTTTCATTTGGACAACTCCTTCGTTTTAGTCATGACATCCAATCAGCCATCCGCCGATTGCATGATAAAACGGTAGCCCCCGGTGTCATCAGGGTCAAGTTTTAAGGTTGGATTCCGGGGATTCCTCGATTTTTGGAAATTCCGCTACTTTTTCTGCAATAGGGCGAAAATCTCATGCCCGACATTCAAGTGAACGGGCAGGCGAATGATACATCGATCCCGGAAACGACAGTACCAGGGCGCGAGCGATTTTAGTTTGGGATGAAGCCACCACTCGTTGAGAACTTCTCGTTTGACAACATCGAACGCTCTGAGTTTGCCTTCGTTTTGACGTACCATAGACGCAGCCGATTTCCGTGTCGATGGCGTGCATGCGTTCTTGTCCCGCAACCCCCAACCACGTCCCCTTCTGGTACCTTTTAGACCATAGTTGTAGAAATCGACCGTCGCGAATCCCAGTTTGTTCAAAAACCGTTCAAGGCCGCGGCCATCGAAATAGTTGACGTGATTGATAAGTATCTCCGATGGTTGCGCGCTCAGACGCCAGCGGGCAAAGCCGGCCCAGGCATCTTCATGTCCGTTCGGTGTGATAAAATGGAAATAGCCGCCATCGTCCAGGATTTCCAAAACGTTTTTCGTCACTTTCGATATATCGCCGACGTGTTCGATTATGTCTCTGGCCACCACAAGATCGAATCGTCCGCAGGCACTGGTATCGATTGTCTCCGGGGTCGCCTTGATCGTCTTGAAACCATGTTCCGCTTTGATCCGGTCCAGCACTTCGTCGAGAACATCAAGAACGGTGAATTCAGCTTGCTCAAATACGAACTGCATTCCCGCTGCGAAGTAACCGCTGCCGGGGCCGAGTTCCAACACCCGCGAGGGACGAATTCCCTTGGCTTTCAGGCGCGATGCAAAAGCCACCCCCCGCCGATAGTTCCTTACGCAATTCCTGAGTTGGCTGTGGCGCGATTCGGCCATGGTTTCCTGAATGTAGTATGCGTAACAACCAAGAGCCGTCTCTTCATCGGTCAACATTGGATCAAACTGGGTCAGGTTGCATTGGGGGCAGGTCATCAGGTCGCACTCTTTGATGTCCCAATAGTGAACTTCCGATATCTTGAGCCCTTCAAGGCACCCGCACATTCGGCAGGGTTCCGCCCGCCTATGTCGTTCCCCGGTCATCTTGCGTGGAATTGGGAACAACGACAGTAGACCGCCCCACAGCCTTCGGACCAGCGGGATGTTCTTACTCATCGGGTTGAATTCTTGTTTCTTGATAAAGGGTAGAGGCTGTCACGTGAGCAAGATTAGCAGTCTGGTTGCCGTTTGTCAAGGTTCGGGATTTGGCCATAAGCGCCGAAACCACCCCACCTAAAAAAACCACCGAATCCGCCGATTAGTACCTTATATGTTCTATGGGTCCAAAGCAGCAGGAGGGAATCCATGAACGATAAGCGAAGACAGAAACGACACGAAACAAGCGATCTTCTGAAAGTGCTTGATAGGGACTCCGGGCAGCCCGTAGCAAACCTGGCCAACCTGTCGACCGAAGGGGCTATGTTCGTCTCGCACGGGCCGGTGAAAGTCGGCCGGTTGTTTAAGTGCAAGCTTGATTTGCCGCAGCCAATTATGGATCAAACCAAGATCGAATTCGATGCGGAATGTCGCTGGTGCAAACAGGATGTCGTTCAGAACCGTCACGAATCCGGATACAGCCTAACCAATGTCTCGGACACAGACAAAGAGATAATCTCTTATCTAATCCTGCGATGTGTTATCGACGAATGGTCCCAATCGGATACTCAGCCGCGTACTCGAACCGAGGAGTCGGTCGATCGATGAGGGTTTTTCTATGATGGACCGGCGAAGACTGACGCGCTACGAGGTCGAGGAATACTATCCGGTAGTGGAGAGGGAGACCGACCGGGCAGTGGGGCGGCTGGCCAATCTTTCGATTGAGGGTGTCATGCTGATCACTGAAGAGCCGGTGAAAAAACGGACACTTCTCAAGCTGACCCTCAAACTTCCGACACCGGTTTTGGGTCACGCCACGGTCGAATTCGATGCCGAGTGTCGCTGGAGCCGCAAGGGGAGAGGTGTTGACTGGTTTGAGTCGGGCTACAGACTGAAAAATGTCCCGATAGAAGACCAGACGACTATCTTGTGCCTGGTGATGCAACTCCTGGCCGACAAGACCACCGACCAAGAACTGGCCTGACGCGGGACTGCACGAACCGACTAGCAATCTCCAATCACACTTGTAGGTCAGGAGGCCTGTCCTCCTGACGAGTTCTGTAGGGCGGGTCCGTCTTCGCCTGCGCGCCGTGGCGTGAACCCGCCGATTGTGTCAGGACAACAAGGGTCCTGACCTACAAAGATCACGGCTCATAACTCACATGGTGGACACTCTTGAGTGTCTTGCGGTGGGGGAATTTCGATGACGGTATACAAAAATCCGCGCCCTCTTTACGGCGCATCCGGACAGTATAATCCTGGCAAGCCTGACATCGACGGATCGACCCCAAAGCCTCCCGTTTGATCCGACGGCGTTTGTTGTGGTTCGGCGCAAATACCGGCTCGCCGATAATCTTGTATCCCTTGGTCGGGTCGTCGTTGTCGTGGTACTTCACGCCGCCGATAACGTTGTTGGTGCCCGGTTCGTACAACGTGGCGCCGGGACATTCGATAAAGACACTGTCTTCAGATTCCTGCTGATCGACGAATATACGTGAAACATCGATCTCGTCCGAATTACATTCAAAGCACAACCAGACGCCTTTCTGTTTCAAAAGAGGTCGGTTGCAGTTGATGCATCTTTTTTTATCGTCCATCTGTGCCGTTCCGTGGTTTTCAGATTGCTCTTTCTGTTTGTCTTGTGTTTCAGTTAGGTATAGAGCAAGCGACCTGCCGGAGTGGGGAGAGGTGGAGTAACGGGCTGTCGTTCAGCCGATTTGTGTGGCGGGGCGATATCCCGGCGGGCAAAAAAACAGCCCCAAAAAGGGGCCTGAAAACCAGACAATGTCGGACTTAACCCTTGAACAACATAATCAACGAGCAGCCAACAACCGTCACCGGCAGCAGGCTCACAAACGGCGACCCCAACACAAAGCTGCCCACAGCGGCCAGCGCGACAGACGGAATGACCACATACTTGAGAGCATCAAAACCAATCTTGACCAGGCGCCAGACTAATACCAGAGCCAGCACGGCGGCGACAATGTAGGCTGCCGTAAGTCCGTTGGGTCCGAAGTAGTCGAGAATCAGCGCCTTGATCGAACCCAGACCGCCGGTGACGCTGTCGGCTTCGGCGGCCGCCCGATCGCCCAGATCGGAAAGTTGGGCCAGTAGGTTTGCTTTAGACATCGGCGGTGTCTTCCATCGGCTCGATTGTTAACGACGACTCACCCACCCGGGTCAGGCCGACCATCCGTTGGGTCAGGAAGTTTTGTGAGGTGATCCATTCATGCGACAGTTTGAGAATGTCACCCTGGTCGACATCGGTTTCCCAGTCGAAAATAACGCGATCGATGTTGTGGTCGTCGACGACCAGATCTTCCATTGTCAGTATGAACTTGACTTTCATATTTCTCACCTGTCTGACGGTTTCCTCTTGCGTTCAGACGGGGTTGAGCAACCGAGATGCCGTTTATCCGGCTAGGTTGAGGTGGTTTGGTAACTGGTTTACTTACAGCAGCTTGGTGGGCGGATTGGCCGGCTATTGAACAGCCGGTCAGATATTTCCCAGTGGGGTCTATCAGACAACTATGGGGTCCATCGGACAACTATTGGATACATCCCACATCCGACAGGCTAAGATAAAAGCCGGGAGCTTTTTAGGGCTCCCGGCCAGTCGTATTACGGAACTGAGTTAGCTACAATCGAAGCGTCTCAAACGTCCCGGCTGTGCGCCGCCATTTTACCCCCTCGGACGATAGATGAGCGTGTGCAGGTTTGTGCTGATGTGTAGATGATGCCTGGGGGATCAGTCCTTGATCCCACAAACCTGATGGGCACTCAGCCGATGGTCCAAGACGACTCCGATCGAGCTGCAAAAATGTCTTACGTTTTTTGCATGTGCTTGGGTGTCCACGGCATCATCGAGTATCCGGGCTTTCAGATGACGCGGACGGAAAAGTGCATAGATGCTCCTCCTCAGATTTTGGTTCTTGCCAACTCGTTGGCGAAGAGTTGTTACGAAACTGGGGAAATCGTTATAGCCAATGCAAAGGCGGTCCGCAAGGCCGTGTGAGGGATCTGTTGGTGTCTAAGGTGAGGTGGAAGAGCCCTGCTAAGCTTTCTTCCTGAGGGCAATTAACTATGCGATAGCGTTTTTGTCAAGCAAAAAGTGGAGTTTGAAGAACTGTTAGGCGATGATGAGTCTTCTGGAGAAAGCTATCTTGCTAACGGTTTGGACCTTCGGGCGATCAGCATGGCCGGCGCAGAGTTTGCGAAATGGGGGACGCTCAAATAAAAACAGGGCCGAGACCCTGTTTTGCATCTAGTCGAACACCAGTCATGAATCCAATCATGACCGTGCGGTTTGGATCACTCTGCTATCTTCAAAAGCCTGAGCATCTGAAGGGTAGTGCCTTCCTGCAGCTTCATGATCAGCGAATCACCTTTGGTCTCACGAACAAAGACACCCTCCGGATTCAACTCGTCGTTACAAGCACCTTCACAGCCCTCCTCGGGCCCGGAGTTCTCCTCTTTGAGACGGATTCCTTCGGTAAGCGCATACTGGCCATCGACGGCGCAGAAGCACTCCTGCTCGGTGTAGGTTGTATCCAGGTTCATGTGATAGGATGTCTCGTCAAAGATGAAAATGACGTGAGACTTGATGGTTACCTGGTCCACACCGGCACCGAAGTTGGTGATATATGAGTAAACACCTTCGTAGGTCCCCTTCAGAGGTGCCTCTTCCGGCAGCACTATATCGGACTGACAACTCATGAGCGCTACAATCAGGAAAAGTGCAGCCATTAAAGCAAAGAAACGATTCATCAACCAAATCTCCTATTAAAGCACATACCTTTGAGCCAATATATGTAACCGACGCTTTCGGCACAACCGAAAAGTGCGGTCGGTTTCTTTTCGGACGAACCGGCCCTCCCTTTCGTGCAAGAGCTTTTGACCTGATTCTCAGGCTCATTTGCGGATGTAGTCAGGCCATTTCGGCAGGTCGAGACAAGCCCGTGATCGCCGCCGGTGGCGGAGTTAAAGCCACTTTTCGAGGGGCGCTGTTGCAGGCCTGCTGTGGTCTCTCCGCGCTCACACCGCCGCACTGCCATAAACCCCCCTAAGTAGGTGAATAACAATGCTATACGCTAACAACAAAGCACTATGAGGGGGCGCCGTGGTCTCAGCCTGGTTTGTCTCAAAAGTTGTCGGATTTGGTCAGGATTAGTGATTCGCTCTTGACAGTCGGTGAGTCAGGCCGTATAATATATTGAAGTTTGCTGGAGGGCAACTTTCGGGGATCTCCCCCTCTATCCCCACAAGTCCTTTCGGCAAACTTCTTTTTTGCGCCAATCTGAGTATGTGGGGTATACGGTCGATTTAACTGCCGCTGACTGTCTTGAAGCTATAGATTTTCCATTTACCGTTGACTTTGTGAAGCCCGAAACGGGTCATGTAACCCTTTGATTTTTCTTTGTCCACAAAAGTGACGTCGACGGTGGCTGTCTCTTCACCCGTGAGATTCACACCGCTGATTATTCGTTGAAGAGCGAACCAGGTTTTTTTGGTCTTGCCCTCGCCGGTTAGATCATCGAGTATCTGCTCAGGATTGGTGAAGACGCGGGGGCTATCGGTCTGCAGAGCGTAGTCTTCGTTCAAGCTCATCATCAGCTCCGGCAGATCGAGAACATACAGAAGGGCCGCCTGATCGTCCTTTTCCATGGCGCCGAAAAGAGCGATGACTGTTTTTTTTGGCGCCTCGCTGTCTTTATCCGAAGCGCATCCGCCGATGAGTGCCAGCACCATCAGAGCCGGCAGCAGCACACCGAGCCTGCGCATAATCATCGGGGGAATCCTCCGGTGACGGTAATGCGATGGCTGTCCCCCAGGTCGGCTCCGGGTGCAAACGCGTAGGCAAAGTGGAGACGTTTGTAATCAAACCCGCAGCCTACACTTAACCCCGCCCACTTATCGTCGGAGTTGCCGGCGCGATAGTTCGAGCCGAAACTGTTCCAGCCGAGACGCAGGTAAAGCGGTTTGA
It encodes the following:
- a CDS encoding tetratricopeptide repeat protein; translation: MSKATCSLIAVSIVATLTINCTGGRKSASAYLKYAMKSEDNGDLEEAISLYTEALAIDSLLIKAYIRRGHTYDKLGDPERAMLDYDEVLKIDPDNARAYFHRGFSHLVAREDGETDPAGAVREFTKAVELGLDNAKVYYFRADARKRVGDLEGALLDYKKYMFRSRDEDKRSVQRAREEIRELEKALEDQ
- a CDS encoding class I SAM-dependent methyltransferase, which gives rise to MSKNIPLVRRLWGGLLSLFPIPRKMTGERHRRAEPCRMCGCLEGLKISEVHYWDIKECDLMTCPQCNLTQFDPMLTDEETALGCYAYYIQETMAESRHSQLRNCVRNYRRGVAFASRLKAKGIRPSRVLELGPGSGYFAAGMQFVFEQAEFTVLDVLDEVLDRIKAEHGFKTIKATPETIDTSACGRFDLVVARDIIEHVGDISKVTKNVLEILDDGGYFHFITPNGHEDAWAGFARWRLSAQPSEILINHVNYFDGRGLERFLNKLGFATVDFYNYGLKGTRRGRGWGLRDKNACTPSTRKSAASMVRQNEGKLRAFDVVKREVLNEWWLHPKLKSLAPWYCRFRDRCIIRLPVHLNVGHEIFALLQKK
- a CDS encoding PilZ domain-containing protein — its product is MMDRRRLTRYEVEEYYPVVERETDRAVGRLANLSIEGVMLITEEPVKKRTLLKLTLKLPTPVLGHATVEFDAECRWSRKGRGVDWFESGYRLKNVPIEDQTTILCLVMQLLADKTTDQELA
- a CDS encoding PilZ domain-containing protein → MNDKRRQKRHETSDLLKVLDRDSGQPVANLANLSTEGAMFVSHGPVKVGRLFKCKLDLPQPIMDQTKIEFDAECRWCKQDVVQNRHESGYSLTNVSDTDKEIISYLILRCVIDEWSQSDTQPRTRTEESVDR
- a CDS encoding OmpA family protein, whose product is MKRVFIVGLCALVLASSMGCGWSRKNKGAVIGAGAGAVLGGVIGDKAGNTAVGAILGAAIGGAAGAYIGNYMDKQAAEIEKDLEGATVERVGEGIKITFDSGILFDVNSSGLHPEAKTNLTRLAEVLNKYPDTDVLVEGHTDITGTHDHNMDLSLRRAQSVANHMTGLNVIASRFRMMGYGPDQPVATNDTNAGRQANRRVDIAIFANDKLKNAARKQVEG